A part of Fimbriiglobus ruber genomic DNA contains:
- the istB gene encoding IS21-like element helper ATPase IstB produces the protein MTDANALLVTANLKTLKLPALRAEWDQLAREAAAANEPYDAYLVRLTEVEVTARAANAVAARIRAAGFPVVKDRDTFDFTACPSVPKHKILELARGAGVDQQTNLCLIGGSGTGKTHLATALGLALGRAGQRVRFVTAAGLVTQLEKAQQEHRLDRMRATLDRLDLLIVDERGYLSFSRAGAELLFQVFADRYERRSLLVTRNLPFGEWGQVFQGERMTAALLDRLTHQCDIFEMSGESYRFRESMKAKAGKDPKKGK, from the coding sequence ATGACCGACGCGAACGCCCTGCTGGTGACGGCCAACCTCAAGACGCTCAAACTTCCGGCCCTGCGGGCCGAGTGGGACCAGCTGGCCCGTGAGGCGGCGGCCGCCAACGAGCCGTATGACGCGTACCTGGTCCGCCTGACCGAGGTCGAGGTGACGGCCCGGGCGGCCAACGCCGTCGCCGCCCGCATCCGGGCGGCCGGGTTCCCGGTGGTCAAGGATCGGGACACGTTCGACTTCACCGCGTGCCCGTCCGTCCCCAAGCACAAGATCCTCGAACTCGCCCGCGGGGCCGGGGTCGACCAACAGACCAACCTGTGTCTGATCGGGGGGAGCGGAACCGGGAAGACGCACCTGGCGACGGCCCTCGGACTGGCCCTCGGCCGGGCCGGCCAGCGGGTCCGGTTCGTGACCGCGGCCGGACTCGTCACCCAGTTGGAGAAGGCCCAGCAGGAACACCGGCTGGACCGGATGCGGGCCACCCTCGACCGCCTCGACCTGCTGATCGTGGACGAACGCGGGTACCTGTCGTTCAGCCGGGCCGGGGCCGAGTTGCTGTTCCAGGTATTCGCCGACCGGTACGAGCGACGGAGCCTGTTGGTCACCCGCAACCTGCCGTTCGGCGAGTGGGGCCAAGTGTTCCAGGGCGAGCGGATGACGGCCGCCCTGCTCGACCGGTTGACCCACCAATGCGACATCTTTGAGATGTCGGGCGAAAGTTACCGCTTCCGCGAGTCGATGAAAGCCAAAGCGGGCAAGGACCCGAAGAAGGGGAAATAA
- a CDS encoding Mu transposase domain-containing protein has product MVDKYQTARFDHNAYSVPRRWAFRPVTVTGYVDRVAVVADGQVIATHPRSYGRGDKILDPLHFLVVLERKPAALDHAPVYRDGQLPPALPALRRALEERVGPSAGAKPYIRVLQLLARHPMGRVEQAVASGLAAGAPDAARIIATAERLAEADRGTSAETMTRPAATAALPDLSRFDHLLTRSSRGDETDDRRERPAGDGQPQDAQTSGPAGRVGPAGP; this is encoded by the coding sequence ATGGTCGACAAGTACCAGACGGCGCGGTTCGACCACAACGCGTACAGCGTCCCCCGCCGGTGGGCGTTCCGCCCGGTCACCGTCACAGGGTACGTGGATCGGGTCGCAGTCGTCGCCGACGGGCAGGTGATCGCGACCCACCCGCGGTCCTACGGTCGCGGGGACAAGATCCTCGATCCGTTACATTTCCTGGTCGTCCTGGAGCGGAAGCCGGCCGCCCTCGACCACGCCCCCGTGTACCGGGACGGGCAGTTGCCGCCCGCCCTTCCGGCCCTCCGGCGCGCTCTGGAGGAGCGGGTCGGGCCATCCGCCGGGGCCAAGCCGTACATTCGCGTTCTCCAGTTGCTCGCCCGCCACCCGATGGGCCGGGTCGAGCAAGCGGTCGCGTCCGGGTTGGCCGCCGGTGCCCCCGACGCCGCCCGCATCATCGCGACCGCCGAGCGTCTGGCGGAGGCCGACCGGGGAACGTCGGCCGAGACAATGACCCGGCCGGCCGCCACCGCCGCCCTTCCCGACTTGTCCCGGTTCGACCACTTGTTAACCCGTTCCTCCCGAGGAGATGAAACCGATGACCGACGCGAACGCCCTGCTGGTGACGGCCAACCTCAAGACGCTCAAACTTCCGGCCCTGCGGGCCGAGTGGGACCAGCTGGCCCGTGA